In a genomic window of Rhododendron vialii isolate Sample 1 chromosome 12a, ASM3025357v1:
- the LOC131310862 gene encoding uncharacterized protein LOC131310862 has product MSPLTLRWTNSLREFHISKICQPLTNRCMSHVSVESSEHDPPFPLLGPPEIYLSSPSLKISLFNQLKGKGNSHGDSESTCSDQRTESISDPFMDLMVSNYNNSVRYSDAPKPYMGFTENHSPTFVSSGNPCLDFFFHVVPDTPPDQVTKRLQLAWDENPLTALKLVCHLRGIRGTGKGDKEGFYAAALWLYEKHPKTLASNATSVAEFGYFKDLLEILYRLLEGPDVRKHEKREVEQRKMTHGSEWYLGRLKRATEENRIYSGKKSIERYYSDPVYRFLHNKVSQVFADALKIDLDNMNAGNLYNISFAAKWCPSLYSFYDRSTLICESIARKLFPREAHPEYDGIEDSHYAYRVRDRLRKEVLAPLRKVLKIPEVYMSANEWSELPYSRVTSIAMKNYKELFLKHDERRFLEYLGNVKRGKAKIAAGALLPHEIIASIKEGDGGEVAELQWKRIVDDLKEIGELKNCLAICDVSGSMYGTPLEVSVALGLLVSELSEEPWKNKLITFSSNPQLQMIEGDSLRSKVYSVERMNWQMNTNFQKVFDKILEVAKKGNLSEEMMIKRLFVFSDMEFDEASQNPWETDYEAVCRKFDESGYKTVPEIVFWNLRDSDATPVPSHQKGVALVSGFSKNLLKIFLDKGGDLNPEIVMERAIAGEEYNKLVVVD; this is encoded by the coding sequence atgagtCCCTTAACTCTTAGGTGGACAAATAGTTTAAGGGAATTTCACATCTCAAAAATTTGCCAACCACTTACGAATCGCTGCATGTCTCATGTCAGTGTGGAAAGTTCAGAACATGATCCTCCATTTCCCCTTCTCGGCCCTCCAGAAATCTATCTCTCCTCGCCCTCTTTGAAAATCAGCTTATTCAACCAGCTGAAAGGGAAAGGAAACTCGCATGGTGATTCAGAGTCCACTTGTTCGGATCAAAGAACAGAAAGTATTAGTGACCCTTTCATGGATTTGATGGTGTCTAACTACAATAACTCTGTCCGTTACTCTGATGCACCAAAACCGTACATGGGTTTCACTGAAAATCACTCGCCTACTTTCGTTTCCAGTGGAAACCCatgtttggattttttcttcCATGTGGTTCCTGATACACCACCAGACCAGGTCACAAAACGGCTACAATTGGCTTGGGATGAAAATCCTTTGACTGCTCTCAAACTTGTTTGTCACTTGAGAGGTATTAGGGGGACCGGAAAAGGCGATAAAGAGGGGTTTTATGCAGCAGCGTTATGGCTTTATGAAAAACACCCGAAAACATTGGCATCTAATGCTACATCGGTTGCAGAATTTGGATATTTCAAGGACCTGTTGGAAATACTTTATCGGCTGCTTGAAGGCCCTGATGTGAGGAAACATGAGAAGAGGGAGGTAGAACAAAGGAAGATGACGCATGGAAGTGAGTGGTATTTAGGGAGACTAAAACGAGCGACTGAGGAGAACCGGATTTATTCAGGAAAAAAGAGCATCGAGAGGTACTACAGTGATCCAGTTTACCGGTTCTTGCATAACAAGGTGTCACAGGTCTTTGCTGATGCTCTTAAAATAGATTTAGACAATATGAATGCTGGTAATCTGTACAATATCAGTTTTGCTGCTAAGTGGTGTCCCTCTCTCTATTCGTTCTATGATCGATCAACGCTCATATGTGAAAGCATAGCAAGGAAGCTATTTCCGCGAGAAGCACATCCGGAGTACGATGGAATTGAAGATTCTCATTACGCTTACAGAGTTAGAGACCGCCTACGAAAGGAAGTACTTGCGCCACTGCGAAAAGTGCTAAAGATACCCGAGGTTTACATGAGTGCCAATGAATGGAGTGAGCTCCCTTATAGCCGAGTCACCTCAATTGCCATGAAAAATTACAAGGAGTTGTTTTTAAAGCACGATGAGAGACGGTTTTTAGAGTACCTTGGCAATGTGAAGCGAGGGAAGGCAAAAATTGCTGCTGGTGCTTTACTTCCCCATGAGATCATAGCCTCGATAAAGGAAGGGGATGGTGGAGAAGTAGCAGAATTGCAATGGAAAAGAATAGTGGATGACCTAAAGGAAATCGGTGAACTCAAGAACTGTCTTGCCATATGTGATGTCTCCGGAAGCATGTATGGGACTCCTCTAGAAGTATCTGTTGCGCTAGGGCTACTAGTCTCAGAACTAAGCGAAGAACCATGGAAAAACAAGCTCATCACTTTCAGCAGCAATCCTCAGCTCCAGATGATAGAGGGAGATAGTCTTCGGTCAAAGGTTTATTCCGTGGAACGGATGAACTGGCAAATGAACACAAATTTTCAGAAGGTGTTTGATAAAATCTTAGAAGTTGCTAAGAAGGGGAACCTTAGTGAAGAGATGATGATAAAGAGGCTGTTTGTGTTTAGTGATATGGAGTTTGATGAAGCGTCTCAGAATCCTTGGGAGACCGATTATGAAGCAGTATGCAGAAAATTCGACGAGAGTGGGTATAAAACAGTACCGGAAATAGTGTTTTGGAACCTTAGAGACTCTGATGCTACCCCGGTGCCTAGTCATCAGAAAGGCGTGGCGCTTGTGAGTGGATTTTCGAAGAATttgctgaaaatatttttggataaaGGTGGGGATTTGAACCCTGAAATTGTCATGGAAAGGGCTATAGCTGGTGAGGAGTACAACAAGCTCGTCGTCGTAGATTGA
- the LOC131311274 gene encoding UPF0481 protein At3g47200-like isoform X1 has translation MEESDHNEQVSVEIHESNKLLACALRDKLRDESPSLSENCIFKVPWTLRRHNEASYEPKIVSIGPFHRGKNNRLEPMEEIKRWYMHCLLASLPIPPEESLQLFVQSIRELSKRTSNCYGEKIDLSESELVEVMIVDGCFLIELFRKDTWLVPRHKDDPIYNTAWMLENFYHDLILLENQIPWFVLECLFNLTVSVHEQEDDFLIKLVLRFFETMMLMTVPGDYKPRGREIKHILDLLRSSLLSSSEDIEHTNTNWELFPSVTDLLTAGVSFKKGTPDDILNIEFLKGVFQIPPIRIRGNSESLFRNLIAYEQCDRHCTDKFTSYAVFLDCLINTSKDADLLVDERIIAPGLSTEDVSILFNGLYNDTLVYNFYYGGLSRKVNEYHRSQWPTWRATLRRDYFNNPWSISSFIAAILILVFTFLQTLFAILSYKNTLPF, from the coding sequence ATGGAAGAAAGTGATCATAACGAGCAAGTTTCGGTTGAAATCCACGAGTCAAACAAACTTTTGGCTTGTGCCCTACGAGATAAACTACGTGATGAATCTCCCTCCTTGTCTGAAAATTGCATCTTCAAGGTCCCTTGGACACTCAGACGACACAATGAGGCAAGTTATGAACCTAAGATAGTCTCTATCGGCCCTTTTCACCGTGGGAAAAATAATAGACTTGAACCGATGGAGGAAATAAAAAGGTGGTATATGCATTGCCTACTGGCCAGCTTACCTATTCCTCCGGAAGAAAGTTTGCAACTTTTCGTTCAGAGCATTAGAGAGCTTTCAAAACGCACAAGCAATTGCTATGGAGAGAAGATTGATTTAAGCGAGAGCGAGCTTGTGGAAGTTATGATTGTTGATGGTTGCTTCTTAATTGAGCTTTTCAGAAAAGACACATGGTTAGTGCCTAGACACAAGGATGACCCCATATACAACACAGCCTGGATGCTTGAAAATTTCTACCATGATCTGATTTTGCTTGAAAACCAGATCCCTTGGTTTGTTCTAGAGTGCCTTTTTAACCTAACGGTGTCTGTTCACGAACAAGAAGACGATTTCCTAATCAAACTTGTCCTTAGATTCTTCGAAACCATGATGCTAATGACCGTACCAGGTGATTACAAACCAAGAGGTCGTGAAATCAAGCATATTCTGGACTTATTACGCAGCAGTTTACTGTCCTCATCTGAAGACATTGAACATACAAACACAAACTGGGAATTGTTTCCCTCTGTAACAGATCTTTTGACGGCAGGAGTTAGTTTCAAAAAGGGAACTCCTGATGACATCCTAAATATCGAGTTTTTGAAGGGAGTGTTTCAGATCCCTCCCATAAGGATCCGGGGGAATTCAGAGTCGTTGTTTCGGAATCTCATTGCGTATGAACAATGTGATCGCCACTGCACCGATAAGTTCACTTCCTATGCAGTGTTCTTGGATTGCCTCATCAACACAAGCAAGGATGCTGATTTGCTGGTTGATGAGAGAATAATAGCACCTGGGTTGAGTACTGAAGACGTATCCATTCTCTTCAACGGGCTTTACAACGACActcttgtttataatttttactATGGTGGCCTATCGCGAAAGGTAAACGAGTACCATAGGTCTCAATGGCCTACGTGGAGAGCGACTCTGAGGCGAGATTATTTCAACAATCCATGGTCTATCTCTTCCTTTATAGCTGCTATTCTTATACTTGTTTTTACCTTCTTACAAACCTTGTTTGCCATCCTTTCATACAAAAATACCCTTCCATTCTAA
- the LOC131311274 gene encoding UPF0481 protein At3g47200-like isoform X2, translating into MEESDCSEHVSVDINGLNKVLACSLRDKLSDDPPSLSENCIFKVPGTLRRRNETSYEPKIVSIGPFHSEKERLQPMKKIKMWYLHCLLDRFPFPPEECLQHFVGKIRELAKRTINCYAEKIDLSENELVEMMIVDGCFLLELFRRDAFLVPRHQDDPIYNTSWMLENLYHDLILLENQIPWYVLECLFNLTVSVQEQEDDFLTKLVLRFFETMMLMTVPAEYQPRGCEIKHILDLLRSSLLSSSLNIEPTNTNWELFPPVTDLLRAGVKFEKGTPDDILNIKFSDGLFKIPPIKIRGNSESLFRNLIAYEQCDRHCTDKFTSYAVFLDCLINTSKDADLLCDEKIIAHALSTEDLAILFNGLYNDTLVSQYYYGEVSKKINEYHRSRWPKWRATLKRDYFNNPWSISSFIAAILILVFTFLQTLFTIRSY; encoded by the coding sequence ATGGAAGAAAGTGATTGTAGCGAGCATGTTTCGGTTGATATCAATGGGTTAAACAAAGTTTTGGCTTGTTCCCTCCGAGATAAACTAAGTGATGATCCTCCCTCCTTGTCTGAAAATTGCATCTTCAAAGTCCCTGGGACACTCAGGCGACGCAATGAGACCAGTTACGAACCTAAAATAGTCTCTATAGGACCTTTTCACAGCGAAAAGGAGAGACTTCAAccaatgaagaaaataaaaatgtggtACTTGCATTGCCTACTGGACCGTTTTCCATTTCCTCCGGAAGAATGTTTGCAACATTTCGTTGGGAAAATTAGGGAACTTGCAAAGCGCACTATCAATTGCTATGCTGAGAAGATCGATCTAAGTGAGAACGAGCTTGTGGAAATGATGATAGTTGATGGTTGCTTCTTACTTGAGCTTTTCAGAAGAGATGCATTTTTAGTGCCTAGACACCAGGATGACCCCATATACAACACATCCTGGATGCTTGAAAATCTCTACCATGATCTGATTTTGCTTGAAAACCAGATCCCTTGGTATGTTCTAGAGTGTCTTTTTAACCTAACGGTGTCtgttcaagaacaagaagatgaTTTCCTAACCAAACTTGTCCTTAGATTCTTCGAAACCATGATGCTAATGACGGTACCGGCTGAATACCAACCAAGAGGTTGTGAAATCAAGCATATTTTGGACTTACTACGTAGTAGTTTACTATCTTCATCCCTAAACATCGAACCAACAAATACAAACTGGGAATTATTTCCCCCTGTAACTGATCTTTTAAGGGCGGGAGTCAAATTTGAGAAGGGAACTCCTGATGACATCCTGAATATAAAGTTTTCAGATGGGTTGTTTAAAATCCCTCCCATAAAAATCCGGGGGAATTCTGAGTCTTTGTTTCGGAATCTCATTGCATATGAGCAATGTGATCGCCATTGCACCGATAAGTTTACTTCTTATGCAGTGTTCTTGGATTGCCTAATCAATACAAGCAAGGATGCGGATTTGCTCTGTGATGAGAAAATCATAGCACATGCATTGAGCACTGAAGACTTAGCCATTCTCTTCAACGGGCTTTACAATGACACACTTGTCTCTCAATATTACTATGGAGAGGTATCGAAAAAGATAAATGAATATCATCGGTCTCGATGGCCTAAGTGGAGAGCGACTCTGAAGCGTGATTACTTTAACAATCCATGGTCTATCTCTTCCTTTATAGCTGCTATTCTTATACTTGTTTTTACCTTCTTACAAACCTTGTTCACCATCCGTTCTTACTAA